The bacterium genomic interval CCTCAGGGTCTTTTCTCCAACCCTCGGGGGGGTTGTTTGATTGAGACAGTTGTGTTCCATCTCGCGGAGATTCCTGTATTTTGTTTTTCTTTGAGTTCTCTATCATTGCATCTTATCCTTTCCTTCTGAAAAGAATGTGAGAACTGATCATTGAAGGGGATATGGTTCGCCTGAACCTTTTTTTGTTTGCTATCTTGCCCATTCCGGCAACGCTCCACTCTTTTCTACAATCATTTCTTCACTTCTTTTCATATTGTGTCCTGTCAAGGCATTTCAGGCTCATCGAGTACGAAGCGCGTCAAAAGCGGCGAAACATCGGCGATGAAAACCTTCCCGGTATATTTTATGACAATAGGAATCATGTACGTGACCGTTTCTCCTTCAACTTCCGTCGTAACGCTCATCGATGTCATTTCCTCTGTAACGGTTTCGTAACGATCGCTATAGAGTTCTGCCGCTATCTCTTTCCTGTGGAACATGAGCATCAATTGATCAAGATAGCCGCCTTCACCCGCCGCTTCCTCCTCTGTCTGAGCGTTGATTGTGGCCTTTATAGTAACCGCGGCGTCTCTTACGGTTCTGTTGGTTACCCTGTAAGCCTCGGTTTCCCACGAGTAGCTATCGCCTTCCACGACATCGGAACCTTGCGTAAGGAATTCGAACATGGAGCCGTTTCCGATTTCAATCATGCCGCTTAAGGGAATGTTTCCTGAAGAAACCGTGGTTTGAACGCCCCATTCCGAGCCTGTCCAGGGCGTTTTCTTGAGTGTGTAGGCTCCGGGCGTAGTTTCATTTCCTATGATGCCTGTTTGAGTTATTTCGAGCGCGTATTTGTTGTTGCCGGAATGCCGGGGCGAGCTTTCTATGCGCACGTCTTCCGTTCCGCCTGGAGGAACGGGATGAACTATAGTTATATTCTCATCTCCGCTTTTGTAGATAACCTCAGGTGCGCCGCAGGTGAGAGCGTTAGATAGAGCTACGCCCGTAACATGGAGAACAGCGGTCGGGCTCTGACTCAAGGTTACCGAACGCTTGTCAAGTTTTTCGCGTCCCACTACTCTGGCTCCAGGAGCAAACACGAGCGCCTGAAATGGATTCTGCAGAGACGATAACCCCTCTTGTACCCTGTCGTAGCACCATGATACCGAAAGACCGCGCATTATCGGACCGTAAGGCAGGGGCATTATTGCTCCTCGTCGGTATTGGATGAAAATATAGGCTTTGCGGCCCGATAACGGATACGAGCGCGTGCACGTTCCTCAGCTCCGGGAAGCTCTATCTTTCCTGATGCGAGGTCGGCAAGCGTGCGGTCTGCAAGCTCGCGTTTGTCCTTCGCCACGGCTTCCTGCTCCACTCTTGCATATAGACGGTAAATAGTCATCTGGATTGTGGCTTCTTTTATTAAATCCCGCGCTCCATCCGAGCCTATTGCGGCAAGATCGAGAGGCGCAACGTAACGTTTTGCCAGCTGTGAATCGGCATAGGCCTCGGCCCAGAGTATGGCGGATTCAATCTT includes:
- a CDS encoding DUF1320 family protein; the encoded protein is MMRYLTVDEVKSAIPEDVLARLTDDDPAHSITQKITDDSKIESAILWAEAYADSQLAKRYVAPLDLAAIGSDGARDLIKEATIQMTIYRLYARVEQEAVAKDKRELADRTLADLASGKIELPGAEERARARIRYRAAKPIFSSNTDEEQ